In Fusarium oxysporum f. sp. lycopersici 4287 chromosome 4, whole genome shotgun sequence, a genomic segment contains:
- a CDS encoding hypothetical protein (At least one base has a quality score < 10) has translation MNELANKLLYYTSSSTSSTQPSPTHHFILRQSSQDSDTTNVSPIDQPQDGLAVYTIQTSKKTIILYRGEPNPQQVVGECKAAFMGLSMHLSLHGSQFSIRNSTTGTKFIVESPSYGRLVWKGDSLLGSGLSLYKTSGEKVATIKSGGILNHREKQLLLFVPCDVYYVEMVLLTAIAAMKLDKRADDIAFKLLSDS, from the coding sequence ATGAACGAACTCGCAAACAAATTGCTTTACTATACATCCTCTTCAACGAGCAGCACTCAACCTAGCCCAACACATCATTTCATACTCCGCCAGAGCTCGCAAGACTCAGACACAACCAATGTCTCCCCTATCGACCAACCCCAAGACGGCCTCGCAGTATACACGATTCAGACAAGCAAGAAAACAATTATCCTATACCGAGGCGAACCGAATCCGCAACAAGTTGTCGGAGAATGCAAAGCCGCTTTTATGGGCTTATCTATGCACTTGTCCCTACACGGCTCGCAGTTCTCCATCCGAAATAGTACCACCGGTACCAAGTTCATCGTTGAATCTCCAAGTTATGGCCGGCTGGTATGGAAGGGCGACTCTTTGTTAGGGTCTGGGTTGTCCTTATATAAGACGTCTGGTGAAAAGGTTGCTACAATCAAGTCCGGTGGCATTTTGAACCATCGTGAGAAACAGCTCCTTCTGTTTGTACCTTGCGATGTATACTATGTAGAAATGGTATTATTAACAGCTATTGCGGCGATGAAGCTAGACAAGCGGGCAGATGATATCGCTTTCAAGCTTTTAAGCGATTCATAA